The proteins below come from a single Clarias gariepinus isolate MV-2021 ecotype Netherlands chromosome 17, CGAR_prim_01v2, whole genome shotgun sequence genomic window:
- the cnih2 gene encoding protein cornichon homolog 2, translated as MAFTFAAFCYMLTLVLCAALIFFVIWQIIAFDELRTDFKNPIDQSNPTRARERILNIERICNLLRRLVVPEYSIHGLFCLMFLCAGEWVTLGLNIPLLFYHMWRFFHRPADGSEVMYDPVSVMNADILNYCQKESWCKLGFYLLSFFYYLYSMVYALVSF; from the exons ATGGCCTTCACCTTCGCCGCCTTCTGCTACATGCTCACACTCGTCCTGTGTGCTGCACTCATCTTCTTTGTCATCTGGCAG atcatTGCATTCGATGAACTGCGAACTGACTTCAAAAACCCCATCGACCAGAGCAACCCGACCAGAGCg agagagagaattctGAACATCGAGAGAATCTGTAACTTGCTCAGGAGG ttggTGGTTCCTGAATATTCTATCCATGGTTTGTTCTGTCTGATGTTCCTGTGTGCTGGTGAGTGGGTCACACTCGGCCTCAACATCCCTCTGCTCTTCTACCACATGTGGag gttTTTCCACCGGCCGGCTGACGGCTCAGAGGTGATGTACGACCCCGTCAGTGTGATGAACGCAGATATTCTTAATTACTGCCAAAAGGAGTCCTGGTGCAAACTGGGCTTCTACCTGCTCTCCTTCTTCTACTACCTGTACAG CATGGTGTACGCTCTGGTCAGCTTCTGA
- the LOC128505540 gene encoding craniofacial development protein 2-like, which translates to MTAMDQSQATVHSLMRSHLLTAKTKTRLATWNDRTLFQTGKLAQLANEFDRCRLDILCVSEARLAGSEKVTIDSKTFVYSGHATDHVRGVAIMLSRQAASSLLGWCPVSDRIVSARLQGLHAKLTFIQAYAPTEDTADADKVSFYDDLTTELRRTPRHDLVILAGDFNAQIGPERQTFEHVIGPHGSAAATKDNGMRLMTFCATHGMAIGNTYFAHKKIHKATWKAPGAQDVRNEIDYICISKRWRSSLLDVHSYRAADVGTDHFLLGAACRIRLKRQFALAPRLKPFDVARLQDPAIANSTTLQSRSFRPAYPI; encoded by the coding sequence ATGACGGCGATGGATCAAAGTCAAGCGACCGTCCATAGCCTGATGCGAAGCCATCTGCTCACCGCCAAAACTAAAACACGACTAGCGACATGGAACGACCGAACTCTTTTTCAAACTGGAAAGTTGGCACAACTGGCAAACGAATTCGACCGATGCCGCTTAGATATCCTCTGTGTCAGCGAGGCCCGATTGGCAGGCAGTGAAAAGGTGACTATTGACAGCAAGACCTTTGTCTACTCCGGACACGCCACCGACCACGTCCGCGGGGTTGCCATTATGCTTTCACGTCAAGCAGCGTCGTCCCTGCTCGGCTGGTGTCCCGTTTCCGACAGAATTGTCTCTGCGCGACTACAAGGGTTACACGCGAAGTTAACGTTCATCCAAGCTTATGCTCCAACGGAAGATACCGCCGACGCGGATAAGGTCTCCTTCTACGACGACCTGACAACCGAGCTTCGCCGTACCCCGCGGCACGACCTTGTCATCCTCGCTGGCGATTTCAACGCTCAAATCGGCCCTGAGAGGCAAACATTTGAGCACGTAATCGGCCCACACGGTTCGGCGGCGGCAACTAAGGACAACGGTATGCGCCTTATGACCTTCTGTGCAACACACGGAATGGCGATTGGCAACACCTACTTTGCGCATAAAAAGATTCACAAGGCAACATGGAAAGCTCCCGGCGCTCAAGACGTACGCAATGAAATCGACTACATCTGTATCTCGAAGCGTTGGCGGTCGTCCCTCCTCGATGTGCACAGCTATAGAGCCGCCGATGTTGGCACCGACCACTTCCTCCTTGGTGCAGCCTGTCGTATTCGCCTCAAGCGCCAGTTCGCCCTTGCCCCACGGCTAAAACCGTTTGATGTCGCCCGCCTTCAGGACCCAGCCATAGCCAACAGTACAACATTGCAGTCCAGATCGTTTCGACCTGCTTACCCCATCTGA